The Eleutherodactylus coqui strain aEleCoq1 chromosome 6, aEleCoq1.hap1, whole genome shotgun sequence genome window below encodes:
- the LOC136633129 gene encoding pleckstrin homology domain-containing family G member 3-like isoform X1, which translates to MFDEKGRFEGLNRRISRLFESPRLSAASSYSNDKLSDSDSFFANFNDSKCPVSVSTASSWSQNGGFELYENIIGKTVYDEQMSKRTPYPDMELLSPTDGTVQATRQEIQSGLRNGNTMHNGKAVNRHNHLGSTSFSPFGSKVGSVITHKLSYVERVVLEIIDTERMYVQDLRSIVEDYLGGIIDKHELPMKPEQVCALFGNIEDIYELNSRLLQDLDSCSEDPVAVASCFVEKSHNFDIYTQYCNNYPNSVGTLTECMRNKVLATFFRERQEMLQHTLPLGSYLLKPVQRILKYHLLLQEIAKHFDVDKEGYEVVEEAIETMTGVAWYINDMKRKHEHAVRQQEIQSLLLNWKGLDLTTYGELILEGTFRVQRARSERTFFLFDKALLITKKRGDHFVYKTHIPCSHLMLIESTRDSLCFTLIHYKNSKQQHNVQAKTVEEKRLWTHQIKKLILENHHAIIPQKAKEAILEMDSMYPGRYKYSPNDPTTMAQRSGRRQSEPSKYIVKHLSENVGLKHTGSDDALPDLGDILQHSVSNLTPSCNDLQTEDVKEHPSTIELIRGPRTELGACEEDNEEEMHLEDNGQNKDFLQQDASKGFLKQNNHSTGKLRKKSIELGAFNQEMLDEMEKSLPEPEEVYLGGLISTTGIALEGPLATTDNLSFKEETERYSDVSKLLENGINENAEDVKTFSSEEDEEETNILESSSILPPSVLDQASVIAERFLNNNLSRRSSLALEDGKVISYITPRLSSRSSSMINLNGADKNLCRNGSSDFLKSQLVSPNCETAYAESSCSKVNSSENVFEEKDRAIGKYRESNLSFQDRQLIDKIKTYYDKAEHQDASFSIKRRESLTYIPAGAVKNSIFKANSLPRYDNNKSSALRRIMSSSSSECESGLHTTYEDSSAFEERGVTDCSTLHTQRPGSFSRSELLEMQFPVSDEEFKCSSEIIKMWERIEKEESINPNDYCSDPEKPLIAIEKTVDAHEPLIILEEHDFANKEEYKNHRSEDLSAEQLRSQCDNVSFGDQDYKTPIKDHPTLRELASYMDVNLSDNMKNRVYQLARQYSQRIKLNKPDPHRRLREIEEDMRRSSLPSVKEEKSEEKCKLKPAFSLPLSDHIVSPEHGLATSPLTLHSEKSPKRLLFNSAGSPDLSSPLMSDCRSPLSPVKTEKFHWPDVRELRSRYTSAVGANKSLPVNRSQSVPDKMMDHNVENLLETQNKDSVSHSYKQNIKNSESMNSVAQGKNLSYKTCLQRPNMSVSTDTLHNGNSGQTIEDYYYISAEAVLENNKKVIIVEKMPAACDVDDTYVHIRSPTTREKISIKAVIERCKAYQESEEYKMREGVFNADASKDMTHDQSKPKVLTTSDITHHNRVRNLREKFQTFNSKVSKHSELV; encoded by the exons AATCCCCGAGGCTGTCTGCTGCCTCCTCCTACAGCAATGACAAGTTATCGGACTCTGACTCATTTTTTGCCAACTTTAACGATTCCAAGTGTCCTGTAAGTGTTTCTACAGCGTCTTCCTGGTCACAGAATGGTGGCTTCGAACTTTATGAGAATATAATTGGCAAAACAGTATATGATGAGCAAATGAGTAAAAGGACACCCTATCCGGACATGGAGCTGTTGTCGCCTACTGATGGGACTGTGCAGGCAACTCGCCAGGAAATACAAAGTGGCCTGAGAAATGGCAACACTATGCATAATGGTAAAGCTGTAAACCGGCACAACCATCTCGGCTCGACATCCTTTTCTCCCTTCGGAAGCAAAGTTGGTAGTGTGATCACTCACAAACTAAGCTATGTGGAACGTGTAGTGCTGGAAATTATAGATACGGAGAGGATGTATGTTCAGGACCTGCGAAGTATTGTGGAG GATTACCTTGGAGGCATCATAGACAAACACGAGCTACCTATGAAACCAGAACAAGTCTGTGCTCTTTTTGGAAACATTGAAGATATTTATGAGTTAAACAG TCGGCTTCTCCAAGACCTTGATAGTTGCAGTGAAGACCCCGTGGCTGTCGCCAGCTGCTTTGTGGAAAAG AGTCATAACTTTGATATTTACACCCAGTACTGCAACAACTATCCCAA CTCTGTTGGTACCCTAACAGAATGTATGAGGAACAAAGTTTTGGCAACATTTTTTCGAGAAAGGCAGGAGATGCTCCAACATACCCTTCCCTTGGGATCCTATCTCTTAAAACCAGTCCAGAGGATCCTCAAATATCATCTCCTGTTGCAG GAAATAGCGAAACATTTTGATGTAGATAAAGAAGGATATGAAGTGGTAGAGGAGGCCATAGAGACTATGACTGGAGTAGCTTGGTACATCAATGACATGAAGAGAAAGCACGAGCACGCTGTACGGCAACAG GAGATTCAGTCTTTGCTATTAAATTGGAAAGGCCTGGACCTAACCACATATGGCGAGCTGATACTGGAGGGCACCTTCCGTGTACAACGTGCCCGCAGCGAGAGGACATTTTTCCTGTTTGACAAGGCCCTACTAATTACAAAAAAACGTGGAGACCACTTTGTTTATAAAACTCATATTCCA TGTTCACATTTGATGCTGATTGAGAGTACAAGGGACTCGCTGTGCTTTACTCTAATACACTATAAGAACAGCAAACAGCAGCACAATGTACAA GCCAAAACAGTGGAAGAAAAACGCCTATGGACCCATCAAATAAAGAAACTTATACTAGAGAACCATCATGCAATTATTCCCCAAAAG gccaaGGAAGCAATTCTTGAGATGGATTCTATGT ATCCAGGACGTTATAAATACAGTCCAAATGATCCCACTACTATGGCACAGCGATCAGGACGCAGGCAGTCTG AACCATCAAAGTATATTGTAAAGCATTTAAGTGAAAatg TGGGTTTAAAG CATACAGGCAGTGATGACGCGCTACCGGATTTGGGGGATATCCTGCAGCACAGTGTAAGCAATCTGACACCAAGTTGTAATGATCTGCAGACTGAAGACGTTAAGGAGCATCCATCAACTATTGAACTAATTAGAGGCCCAAGAACCGAACTCGGTGCCTGTGAAGAAGATAATGAGGAAGAGATGCATTTGGAAGATAACGGACAG AATAAGGATTTTCTACAGCAGGATGCATCAAAGGGATTTCTGAAGCAAAATAATCACTCTACTGGAAAGCTTAGAAAGAAAAGTATAGAACTAGGAGCATTTAACCAAGAG ATGttggatgaaatggaaaaaagtctTCCTGAACCAGAAGAGGTTTACCTTGGTGGCCTGATCAGTACTACAGGCATTGCTCTAGAAGGTCCTCTAGCAACTACCGACAACCTGTCATTTAAAGAAGAAACTGAAAGATATTCTGATGTCTCTAAGCTTTTGGAAAATGGTATCAACGAAAATGCAGAAGATGTAAAAACCTttagcagtgaggaggatgaagaggaaaCAAATATTCTTGAATCCTCTAGCATCCTTCCACCATCTGTGTTGGATCAAGCCAGTGTCATTGCCGAGAGATTCCTTAATAATAATCTCTCCAGGAGGAGCAGTTTGGCCTTGGAGGATGGAAAAGTCATCAGCTATATAACACCAAGGCTTTCAAGTAGAAGTAGCAGTATGATAAACCTAAATGGCGCAGATAAAAACTTGTGTCGGAACGGATCCTCTGATTTTCTAAAATCTCAACTTGTTTCACCGAATTGTGAAACGGCTTATGCAGAGTCTTCATGCAGTAAAGTCAACTCGTCTGAAAATGTGTTTGAAGAAAAGGACAGAGCGATTGGTAAATACAGAGAGTCAAATCTCTCCTTCCAAGACAGACAGCTTATTGACAAGATAAAAACCTATTATGACAAGGCTGAACACCAAGATGCATCTTTCAGTATCAAACGCAGAGAAAGCTTAACATACATTCCTGCCGGAGCCGTTAAAAACTCTATATTTAAGGCGAACAGTCTTCCTAGGTATGATAACAATAAAAGTTCTGCTTTAAGACGGATAATGTCTTCCAGTAGCAGTGAATGCGAGAGCGGGCTGCACACCACCTATGAAGATTCTTCCGCTTTTGAAGAAAGAGGGGTTACAGACTGTTCCACGTTACACACACAACGTCCGGGTTCATTTTCTAGGAGCGAGCTTCTAGAAATGCAGTTTCCAGTTTCTGATGAAGAGTTCAAATGTTCCTCAGAAATTATTAAAATGTGGGAAAGGATTGAAAAAGAAGAGAGCATCAACCCAAATGACTACTGTAGCGATCCTGAAAAACCACTAATAGCCATAGAAAAAACTGTGGATGCTCATGAACCACTTATAATACTTGAAGAGCATGATTTTGCTAATAAAGAAGAATacaaaaatcacagaagtgaAGATTTATCTGCTGAACAGCTAAGAAGTCAATGCGACAATGTCAGTTTTGGCGATCAGGACTACAAGACCCCGATCAAGGATCATCCGACATTAAGGGAGCTTGCCAGCTATATGGATGTAAATTTGTCAGACAACATGAAAAACAGAGTTTATCAACTAGCCCGGCAATATAGCCAGAGGATTAAATTAAATAAACCGGATCCTCACAGGCGTTTGAGGGAAATAGAAGAGGATATGAGAAGAAGCAGTCTGCCTTCTGTAAAAGAggaaaaaagtgaagaaaaat gtaaacTAAAGCCTGCGTTTTCTCTTCCGTTGTCTGATCACATAGTTTCACCAGAACACGGTCTAGCAACTTCACCACTCACCTTACACAGTGAGAAATCTCCCAAGCGACTATTGTTCAATTCTGCCGGTAGCCCAGACCTATCTTCCCCATTAATGTCTGATTGCAGAAGCCCTTTGAGTCCAGTCAAAACTGAAAAATTCCATTGGCCAGACGTCCGAGAACTGAGATCTAGGTACACAAGTGCAGTCGGGGCGAACAAAAGCCTTCCAGTTAACAGAAGCCAATCTGTGCCAGATAAAATGATGGACCACAATGTGGAAAATTTGCTAGAAACTCAAAACAAAGATTCTGTTAGCCATTCATATAAACAGAACATTAAAAATTCTGAAAGTATGAATAGTGTAGCGCAGGGAAAAAATCTCTCTTATAAAACATGTCTTCAAAGGCCAAACATGTCTGTAAGTACGGATACATTGCACAATGGGAACTCTGGGCAAACCATAGAGGACTATTACTATATTAGTGCAGAAGCAGTTCTAGAAAATAACAAGAAAGTAATAATTGTGGAAAAGATGCCTGCCGCCTGCGATGTAGATGACACCTACGTACACATCCGATCCCCCACCACCAGAGAGAAGATTTCAATAAAAGCTGTGATAGAACGATGCAAAGCTTATCAGGAGTCTGAAGAATATAAAATGAGGGAAGGTGTCTTCAACGCGGATGCTTCAAAAGATATGACACACGATCAATCCAAACCAAAAGTCTTAACCACTAGTGATATTACTCACCATAACAGAGTCAGAAACTTAAGGGAGAAATTCCAGACCTTTAATTCAAAAGTCAGCAAACACTCGGAGTTGGTTTAG
- the LOC136633129 gene encoding pleckstrin homology domain-containing family G member 3-like isoform X2, which produces MFDEKGRFEGLNRRISRLFESPRLSAASSYSNDKLSDSDSFFANFNDSKCPVSVSTASSWSQNGGFELYENIIGKTVYDEQMSKRTPYPDMELLSPTDGTVQATRQEIQSGLRNGNTMHNGKAVNRHNHLGSTSFSPFGSKVGSVITHKLSYVERVVLEIIDTERMYVQDLRSIVEDYLGGIIDKHELPMKPEQVCALFGNIEDIYELNSRLLQDLDSCSEDPVAVASCFVEKSHNFDIYTQYCNNYPNSVGTLTECMRNKVLATFFRERQEMLQHTLPLGSYLLKPVQRILKYHLLLQEIAKHFDVDKEGYEVVEEAIETMTGVAWYINDMKRKHEHAVRQQEIQSLLLNWKGLDLTTYGELILEGTFRVQRARSERTFFLFDKALLITKKRGDHFVYKTHIPCSHLMLIESTRDSLCFTLIHYKNSKQQHNVQAKTVEEKRLWTHQIKKLILENHHAIIPQKAKEAILEMDSMYPGRYKYSPNDPTTMAQRSGRRQSEPSKYIVKHLSENVGLKHTGSDDALPDLGDILQHSVSNLTPSCNDLQTEDVKEHPSTIELIRGPRTELGACEEDNEEEMHLEDNGQMLDEMEKSLPEPEEVYLGGLISTTGIALEGPLATTDNLSFKEETERYSDVSKLLENGINENAEDVKTFSSEEDEEETNILESSSILPPSVLDQASVIAERFLNNNLSRRSSLALEDGKVISYITPRLSSRSSSMINLNGADKNLCRNGSSDFLKSQLVSPNCETAYAESSCSKVNSSENVFEEKDRAIGKYRESNLSFQDRQLIDKIKTYYDKAEHQDASFSIKRRESLTYIPAGAVKNSIFKANSLPRYDNNKSSALRRIMSSSSSECESGLHTTYEDSSAFEERGVTDCSTLHTQRPGSFSRSELLEMQFPVSDEEFKCSSEIIKMWERIEKEESINPNDYCSDPEKPLIAIEKTVDAHEPLIILEEHDFANKEEYKNHRSEDLSAEQLRSQCDNVSFGDQDYKTPIKDHPTLRELASYMDVNLSDNMKNRVYQLARQYSQRIKLNKPDPHRRLREIEEDMRRSSLPSVKEEKSEEKCKLKPAFSLPLSDHIVSPEHGLATSPLTLHSEKSPKRLLFNSAGSPDLSSPLMSDCRSPLSPVKTEKFHWPDVRELRSRYTSAVGANKSLPVNRSQSVPDKMMDHNVENLLETQNKDSVSHSYKQNIKNSESMNSVAQGKNLSYKTCLQRPNMSVSTDTLHNGNSGQTIEDYYYISAEAVLENNKKVIIVEKMPAACDVDDTYVHIRSPTTREKISIKAVIERCKAYQESEEYKMREGVFNADASKDMTHDQSKPKVLTTSDITHHNRVRNLREKFQTFNSKVSKHSELV; this is translated from the exons AATCCCCGAGGCTGTCTGCTGCCTCCTCCTACAGCAATGACAAGTTATCGGACTCTGACTCATTTTTTGCCAACTTTAACGATTCCAAGTGTCCTGTAAGTGTTTCTACAGCGTCTTCCTGGTCACAGAATGGTGGCTTCGAACTTTATGAGAATATAATTGGCAAAACAGTATATGATGAGCAAATGAGTAAAAGGACACCCTATCCGGACATGGAGCTGTTGTCGCCTACTGATGGGACTGTGCAGGCAACTCGCCAGGAAATACAAAGTGGCCTGAGAAATGGCAACACTATGCATAATGGTAAAGCTGTAAACCGGCACAACCATCTCGGCTCGACATCCTTTTCTCCCTTCGGAAGCAAAGTTGGTAGTGTGATCACTCACAAACTAAGCTATGTGGAACGTGTAGTGCTGGAAATTATAGATACGGAGAGGATGTATGTTCAGGACCTGCGAAGTATTGTGGAG GATTACCTTGGAGGCATCATAGACAAACACGAGCTACCTATGAAACCAGAACAAGTCTGTGCTCTTTTTGGAAACATTGAAGATATTTATGAGTTAAACAG TCGGCTTCTCCAAGACCTTGATAGTTGCAGTGAAGACCCCGTGGCTGTCGCCAGCTGCTTTGTGGAAAAG AGTCATAACTTTGATATTTACACCCAGTACTGCAACAACTATCCCAA CTCTGTTGGTACCCTAACAGAATGTATGAGGAACAAAGTTTTGGCAACATTTTTTCGAGAAAGGCAGGAGATGCTCCAACATACCCTTCCCTTGGGATCCTATCTCTTAAAACCAGTCCAGAGGATCCTCAAATATCATCTCCTGTTGCAG GAAATAGCGAAACATTTTGATGTAGATAAAGAAGGATATGAAGTGGTAGAGGAGGCCATAGAGACTATGACTGGAGTAGCTTGGTACATCAATGACATGAAGAGAAAGCACGAGCACGCTGTACGGCAACAG GAGATTCAGTCTTTGCTATTAAATTGGAAAGGCCTGGACCTAACCACATATGGCGAGCTGATACTGGAGGGCACCTTCCGTGTACAACGTGCCCGCAGCGAGAGGACATTTTTCCTGTTTGACAAGGCCCTACTAATTACAAAAAAACGTGGAGACCACTTTGTTTATAAAACTCATATTCCA TGTTCACATTTGATGCTGATTGAGAGTACAAGGGACTCGCTGTGCTTTACTCTAATACACTATAAGAACAGCAAACAGCAGCACAATGTACAA GCCAAAACAGTGGAAGAAAAACGCCTATGGACCCATCAAATAAAGAAACTTATACTAGAGAACCATCATGCAATTATTCCCCAAAAG gccaaGGAAGCAATTCTTGAGATGGATTCTATGT ATCCAGGACGTTATAAATACAGTCCAAATGATCCCACTACTATGGCACAGCGATCAGGACGCAGGCAGTCTG AACCATCAAAGTATATTGTAAAGCATTTAAGTGAAAatg TGGGTTTAAAG CATACAGGCAGTGATGACGCGCTACCGGATTTGGGGGATATCCTGCAGCACAGTGTAAGCAATCTGACACCAAGTTGTAATGATCTGCAGACTGAAGACGTTAAGGAGCATCCATCAACTATTGAACTAATTAGAGGCCCAAGAACCGAACTCGGTGCCTGTGAAGAAGATAATGAGGAAGAGATGCATTTGGAAGATAACGGACAG ATGttggatgaaatggaaaaaagtctTCCTGAACCAGAAGAGGTTTACCTTGGTGGCCTGATCAGTACTACAGGCATTGCTCTAGAAGGTCCTCTAGCAACTACCGACAACCTGTCATTTAAAGAAGAAACTGAAAGATATTCTGATGTCTCTAAGCTTTTGGAAAATGGTATCAACGAAAATGCAGAAGATGTAAAAACCTttagcagtgaggaggatgaagaggaaaCAAATATTCTTGAATCCTCTAGCATCCTTCCACCATCTGTGTTGGATCAAGCCAGTGTCATTGCCGAGAGATTCCTTAATAATAATCTCTCCAGGAGGAGCAGTTTGGCCTTGGAGGATGGAAAAGTCATCAGCTATATAACACCAAGGCTTTCAAGTAGAAGTAGCAGTATGATAAACCTAAATGGCGCAGATAAAAACTTGTGTCGGAACGGATCCTCTGATTTTCTAAAATCTCAACTTGTTTCACCGAATTGTGAAACGGCTTATGCAGAGTCTTCATGCAGTAAAGTCAACTCGTCTGAAAATGTGTTTGAAGAAAAGGACAGAGCGATTGGTAAATACAGAGAGTCAAATCTCTCCTTCCAAGACAGACAGCTTATTGACAAGATAAAAACCTATTATGACAAGGCTGAACACCAAGATGCATCTTTCAGTATCAAACGCAGAGAAAGCTTAACATACATTCCTGCCGGAGCCGTTAAAAACTCTATATTTAAGGCGAACAGTCTTCCTAGGTATGATAACAATAAAAGTTCTGCTTTAAGACGGATAATGTCTTCCAGTAGCAGTGAATGCGAGAGCGGGCTGCACACCACCTATGAAGATTCTTCCGCTTTTGAAGAAAGAGGGGTTACAGACTGTTCCACGTTACACACACAACGTCCGGGTTCATTTTCTAGGAGCGAGCTTCTAGAAATGCAGTTTCCAGTTTCTGATGAAGAGTTCAAATGTTCCTCAGAAATTATTAAAATGTGGGAAAGGATTGAAAAAGAAGAGAGCATCAACCCAAATGACTACTGTAGCGATCCTGAAAAACCACTAATAGCCATAGAAAAAACTGTGGATGCTCATGAACCACTTATAATACTTGAAGAGCATGATTTTGCTAATAAAGAAGAATacaaaaatcacagaagtgaAGATTTATCTGCTGAACAGCTAAGAAGTCAATGCGACAATGTCAGTTTTGGCGATCAGGACTACAAGACCCCGATCAAGGATCATCCGACATTAAGGGAGCTTGCCAGCTATATGGATGTAAATTTGTCAGACAACATGAAAAACAGAGTTTATCAACTAGCCCGGCAATATAGCCAGAGGATTAAATTAAATAAACCGGATCCTCACAGGCGTTTGAGGGAAATAGAAGAGGATATGAGAAGAAGCAGTCTGCCTTCTGTAAAAGAggaaaaaagtgaagaaaaat gtaaacTAAAGCCTGCGTTTTCTCTTCCGTTGTCTGATCACATAGTTTCACCAGAACACGGTCTAGCAACTTCACCACTCACCTTACACAGTGAGAAATCTCCCAAGCGACTATTGTTCAATTCTGCCGGTAGCCCAGACCTATCTTCCCCATTAATGTCTGATTGCAGAAGCCCTTTGAGTCCAGTCAAAACTGAAAAATTCCATTGGCCAGACGTCCGAGAACTGAGATCTAGGTACACAAGTGCAGTCGGGGCGAACAAAAGCCTTCCAGTTAACAGAAGCCAATCTGTGCCAGATAAAATGATGGACCACAATGTGGAAAATTTGCTAGAAACTCAAAACAAAGATTCTGTTAGCCATTCATATAAACAGAACATTAAAAATTCTGAAAGTATGAATAGTGTAGCGCAGGGAAAAAATCTCTCTTATAAAACATGTCTTCAAAGGCCAAACATGTCTGTAAGTACGGATACATTGCACAATGGGAACTCTGGGCAAACCATAGAGGACTATTACTATATTAGTGCAGAAGCAGTTCTAGAAAATAACAAGAAAGTAATAATTGTGGAAAAGATGCCTGCCGCCTGCGATGTAGATGACACCTACGTACACATCCGATCCCCCACCACCAGAGAGAAGATTTCAATAAAAGCTGTGATAGAACGATGCAAAGCTTATCAGGAGTCTGAAGAATATAAAATGAGGGAAGGTGTCTTCAACGCGGATGCTTCAAAAGATATGACACACGATCAATCCAAACCAAAAGTCTTAACCACTAGTGATATTACTCACCATAACAGAGTCAGAAACTTAAGGGAGAAATTCCAGACCTTTAATTCAAAAGTCAGCAAACACTCGGAGTTGGTTTAG